A stretch of bacterium DNA encodes these proteins:
- a CDS encoding RNA methyltransferase: MNEINDVQYLSGTHPVTQALLSRRRPLFNLFLSAKKGAEELVRLAGEAGVPVQRADNERVGRMAGTSRHQGAVLECGPLPTFELEELTRFEPPGGKDLIVLLSGVEDPQNLGAVVRTCSFLGARALVLPAKGAAPLSPAASRASAGALEAFPVAVVRGASNACASLTEAGYEVVGVEKGGAPLAGWEPAGGKVALVVGSEDKGLGGRVRSACSRIVTIEGEGPTGSLNLSVAAGIAINHVIRQMKSS; the protein is encoded by the coding sequence ATGAATGAAATCAACGATGTCCAGTATCTGTCCGGCACCCACCCTGTCACCCAGGCTCTCCTCTCACGACGCCGACCCCTCTTCAACCTCTTCCTGTCGGCTAAAAAGGGCGCCGAAGAACTGGTCCGGCTGGCCGGCGAGGCGGGTGTGCCGGTGCAAAGGGCGGACAACGAGCGGGTCGGCCGGATGGCGGGCACCTCGAGGCACCAGGGCGCGGTACTGGAGTGCGGACCTCTTCCTACCTTCGAACTGGAAGAACTCACCAGGTTCGAACCTCCCGGCGGGAAAGACCTCATCGTCCTGCTGTCCGGGGTGGAGGATCCCCAGAACCTTGGGGCGGTCGTCCGTACCTGCTCCTTCCTGGGGGCCAGGGCCCTCGTGCTGCCTGCAAAGGGGGCAGCGCCCCTGAGCCCGGCGGCCTCCCGAGCCTCGGCGGGTGCTCTGGAAGCGTTCCCCGTAGCCGTTGTCAGAGGGGCATCCAACGCCTGCGCATCCCTCACCGAGGCCGGGTACGAGGTCGTCGGGGTTGAAAAAGGCGGCGCGCCCCTTGCCGGTTGGGAACCCGCCGGGGGAAAGGTGGCCCTGGTGGTGGGGAGCGAGGACAAGGGGCTTGGAGGCCGGGTCCGGTCAGCCTGCAGCCGCATCGTCACCATCGAAGGGGAAGGGCCTACCGGCTCCCTGAACCTGTCGGTGGCGGCGGGGATCGCCATAAATCATGTGATCAGGCAGATGAAATCATCCTGA